ACCGAGACCCATCTTTAGGAGGAACCATGCACCGCAACACATTCTTGACTTGTGTCGCCCTGACCGCGGCCGCTCTGTCCGCAAAATCAGTATCTGCCGCAACAGTCTTTCTCGACACGTTCGACGCTGGCAGCAACGTCGACAGTCAGACAGATTTTGAATCTGTCTACAACGTGGGCGTTGATCGGAACGGTGTCATCCGGTGGGATTACAACACCAGCTCGGGTGTTGGTGGAACCGGCGCCCTTGGGTCAAACGGGGGCGACACGGTGTTCAACGTTCGGGACACCGCTATAGCTGGATTTGGCACCAACAGGAGCTTCACGCTCAGTATGGATCTGCTGATCGACCCGGACGCGGACGCGGGATTCGATGTCAACTTCTTCGGCTACCTGACCGACACCGCAACGCCGCGAGAGCAAACGACTAGCAAGACGCCAGATCTCGGCGAAGCGATCAACTTCGGCATCATCGACGACGGAAACGACGACGATGGCGGATACAGCATCTTCATCAACAACACGGAACTTGCGTTTTGGCAGGTCGAACCAGCGTCCGACGATACCAACAGCCCGAGCCTCTTCTTCACCGCTGTCTTCACCGTCGAACAGGACGCGGGCGGTCTGTTCGATGCGACACTCGAGCTGACCGACAATTCGGGCGTCCTGCCTGTGAGCGTCTACAGCGACAGCCTCTTGGACATCAGCGACCCAGGCCTTGCTGGTGTGGGCGATCTCTATGCGGGGTTTGGAGGTAGAGCGCGGAACGGGTCGGGAATCGAGGCACTCGACAACTTCGGCCTCAGCGTGACCGCAATCCCAGAGCCCACGGCACTTGCAGCCGTCGGCGTCTTAGGTGCTATGTCGCTCAGGCGTCGTCGGTGAGCGGTTGACAATCGCAAGACGCAACCACTTAAGACGCTCTCAGCAAGACTTTGGAGGAGTCATGAACCAGTATCGCGGAAACAGAGGGTTCACGCTTGTCGAGTTACTCGTCGTCGTTGCCATCATCACCGTGCTGGTTTCAGTTCTGCTGCCGACGTTGGCTCGGGCAGTCGATGCGGCTCGCACCGTGACTTGCGCGTCACAGATGCGTCAGATCGGGACCGCTTCGGTGGGCTACAGCACCGACAACGACGGGTTTGTCGTCTTTGCAGCGTGGGAGTACGAAGGCAAAGAGTGGGGTTTTGATGACATGCTTTCGCCCTACGCCGGCAAAGACCTATCGAAAGCGGAGATCGATTCCGGAAATCGGTTCGATACCGCCGACCAGTGGGCGAACTTGGCGGACATCTGGCAGTGTCCAGACGATCCTTTTGACGACAGTCCGACCCGGTTCACGTACCGCATGCCGAGCCATAACAACAACACAACTACCGGTAAGCGTGGAAGTCGTCCGGGCATCGGAATCAGCAACACGCGTTGGCCGGACGACGGTTGGCGCACGCTTGAACAGTGGCGGTATGCGCAGCTTCCAGATGCAGCAGGAACGCTTCTACTTGCTGAGAAGATCGCAAAGTCGGGAGAAGACGGGCTGGGCCGGCTCCGTGGCAAGACGATTCGGCGAGTGCGAGACATGCTCCGCATCGACGACCCGTGGACTCGCGAGCTTCACGATGGCCGAATGAACTGGGCCTTCGTGGATGGGAGTGTGCGCCGGCTTGAGCCAATCGAAACCGTCGGTGACGGAGACCCGGAGCGTCTCAACCCGGCTGGTCGCATGGACTCCGATGGCATGTGGACCGTCTTGGCCAACGACTAATGCGGTACATCACGGTCGAAATTGTTTGCCGCCTCATGTCAGAAAATCTCCTTCAAAGAACACATGATTCCTAACTCGAACTCCCGCTCAGTTCGTTCGGTTCGTCTCTGGAGCATCGCTGGTCTGATCGCTCTGACGATGGCCATGCTCTCTCCCTCCATCGCCATTGCGAGCGATCGTGATGAGGTGACCCGTGAGCGGACGTGGTGGGCATTTCACGGCGACGAGTACTGGCGGCTGTTCTTCCCGAACAAGACGCCCAAGTCAGCTTCGACGATTGAGCGCGACGACAAGGTGCAGGTGCTGACGATTAAGCCGAGCGACAGGCCGGTCACGATCGGGCTCTATGGGGGCAAGCGGGACAACGAGCTGCGTCTGTTAAATCAGCAGCGATCACTTACGCTTGACTACCAACTCGCTTCGTCGATTGCGATCGAGATGGAGATCACGTTGCGTGACGAAGCAGGTGAGAAAGCGCTACTTGTCTCGCGGACGCTCGAGCCGGGTGCGAACACCGTCACTTGGAACTTCCCCAGCGACATCGAGCGGTGGTACCACAGCGAGGGCGGCGTGAGCAACGAGGCCTTCGATGGTGGAGCACACCTCTTCAACGCAAAGTTTGATCGTCTGGCATCGACGGAGGCGTCCGAACTCCGACTCATTGAAGGCCGAGTCATTGAGGTCATCCCTGCAACCGAAGGGCTGAGCCTGACCGTTCGCACGCCGCTCGGAGCGCCGATCATCCTGACGAGCGAACGCGACGAAGCCGAGCTGGTAGTCGTCAACGAGAGCAGCAAGCCCAAGACCGTCGACCTGTCCTTCGCGATCACTGAAGAAGATGGCTCGACCGTTTCGCAGGACGCTCGACTCGACGTCCCCGCTGCGAGCGGTGCCGAGACACCCGGCGAGGCGGCGATTCCGCTAACGATCGGCCTCGACCGCTACGGCGTCAAGACTCTGTCCGCGACGCTCAACGTCGAAGGCGACGCAATCGAAGAGGTGATGCGGATCGGCCGAATGACGGCTGCTGGCAACGCCAGCACCGGTGCCGTCGTCGGCGACGACATGTTCGAGTTCGCCATCGGCGGCATGCACGACGAGCTCGACTGGCGGCTGGCCGCGCTCATGGGCGCCGAGGGCATTCGCATGGGCGGCAACTGGAGCCACCGCGAACCGCAGCCCGGCGTTTGGAAGTGGGACTCGATCGATGAGCAGATCGACTGGTGCGAGCAACACGGACTGATCCCGCACTATCTGACCGCGTACGGCAACAGGTGGGCGGTCCGCGAGCCGTACAGAACGCGTTTCGAGGGCAAGAACTGGCCGCTCCTGTCGAGCCCGCCAGAGATGGAGCCGTGGCTCAACTGGGTCCGAACGCTCGCCGAGCGTTACGACGGCCGGCTGACGCGTTTCGAGATCTGGAACGAGCCCGACCTGGAGGGCTTCTGGCGTGGGACGACCGACGAGTACATCGATCTGCTGCGTCAGACGCACGCGACGCTCAAGAGCGTCAACCCCGACATCGAAGTCATGACTGGCGGCTTCGCCACCGCCCTGCCGCATGGCGGGCAGAATCTCAATCCGGACATGCAGCTCCGCGTCATCCGCGACGCACAAGACGCCTTCGACATTCACACGCACCACCAGCACGGCCGCTTCGAAGGCTTCCGCCGCGCGGTCGATGGACAGCTCGCCGAGTGGCGAAGCCACCTCAAAACGGACGTCCCGCTTTACTTTAACGAGACCGGTCTGTCGCTCCGGCACAGCGATGGCATGATCGACCAAGCGAATCATCTCGCCAAGAAAATCGCGTTCGCTTTTGCCCGCGGTGCTGACGGCTACGCGGTGTTTGTGCTGCGTGGTAAGCGGCCGGGAGAAATCAGTGGTTACGCGATCATCGATCGTGACCGCCAGCCGCGTCCGGCTTACGTGATGTACAACGAGATCGCCAAGCAGCTCCGCGGCCTTGACGCGATTGATCAGCTGCAGAGCGACACTGGTCGCATGCTGCTGCATTTCGGCCGGGGTGATCGTCACACCATCGTCGGCTGGCACGAAGAGCTCGACACACCCAACACGTCACTACTCGTCCGCGTCCCGGACGACGCACGGGCGATAGTGACCGACCTGTACGGTAACGAGCGGCCGGCCGACCGGATCGCGAGCCTCGTTAGCTTCGCGCCCGGTGCGCAGGTGCAATACCTCAACATCACCAATGCCGAGACGATCGAAATCGTCCCGCCCGTGCTCAGAATTGAATCCGACGCCATCGCTGCGATCTCTGGTGAGCCGGTTCGTGTGCCGCTGGTCGTTAGCAACCCGTCACAGCACTCGGCCCAGGGCAGCGTGACGTTCAGCATCGACGGCGGCGCGATGGATGATGGAGAGCGAATCACGCTCGCACCCGGTGCATCGGTGGTAGTTGATCGTGTCTTCCAGGGCCTGCCCGAGGGCGAACTGACCGTGACAGTCGAAGCGGCGGGCATCACGCAGTCAAGCATCGTCCCGCTGGTCCGGTCTCGCCGACTGGCATCCGGAACCTCCGCT
The DNA window shown above is from Planctomycetota bacterium and carries:
- a CDS encoding type II secretion system protein, whose protein sequence is MNQYRGNRGFTLVELLVVVAIITVLVSVLLPTLARAVDAARTVTCASQMRQIGTASVGYSTDNDGFVVFAAWEYEGKEWGFDDMLSPYAGKDLSKAEIDSGNRFDTADQWANLADIWQCPDDPFDDSPTRFTYRMPSHNNNTTTGKRGSRPGIGISNTRWPDDGWRTLEQWRYAQLPDAAGTLLLAEKIAKSGEDGLGRLRGKTIRRVRDMLRIDDPWTRELHDGRMNWAFVDGSVRRLEPIETVGDGDPERLNPAGRMDSDGMWTVLAND
- a CDS encoding PEP-CTERM sorting domain-containing protein (PEP-CTERM proteins occur, often in large numbers, in the proteomes of bacteria that also encode an exosortase, a predicted intramembrane cysteine proteinase. The presence of a PEP-CTERM domain at a protein's C-terminus predicts cleavage within the sorting domain, followed by covalent anchoring to some some component of the (usually Gram-negative) cell surface. Many PEP-CTERM proteins exhibit an unusual sequence composition that includes large numbers of potential glycosylation sites. Expression of one such protein has been shown restore the ability of a bacterium to form floc, a type of biofilm.), translated to MDLLIDPDADAGFDVNFFGYLTDTATPREQTTSKTPDLGEAINFGIIDDGNDDDGGYSIFINNTELAFWQVEPASDDTNSPSLFFTAVFTVEQDAGGLFDATLELTDNSGVLPVSVYSDSLLDISDPGLAGVGDLYAGFGGRARNGSGIEALDNFGLSVTAIPEPTALAAVGVLGAMSLRRRR